One genomic region from Bradyrhizobium icense encodes:
- a CDS encoding cupin domain-containing protein, producing MTGTHDHTHSHHSHDHDERWKHDGVRVIPGNQLDPNVPSTAGMDRKAAINFARVGAQKLWAGTVTIRPDAKTGAHHHGHLESIIYVVKGKARMRWGEHLQFTAEAGPGDFIFVPPYVPHQEINASRDEVLECVLVRSDGEAVAINLDIEPVEKPETVLWVDPVHRDPAEKK from the coding sequence ATGACCGGCACGCATGACCACACTCATTCGCACCACTCCCATGATCACGATGAGCGCTGGAAGCATGATGGCGTCCGCGTCATTCCCGGCAATCAGCTCGATCCCAACGTGCCCTCGACCGCAGGCATGGACCGCAAGGCCGCGATCAATTTCGCCCGCGTCGGCGCGCAGAAATTGTGGGCGGGCACGGTGACGATCCGGCCCGATGCCAAGACTGGCGCGCATCACCACGGCCATCTCGAAAGCATCATCTATGTCGTGAAGGGCAAGGCGCGGATGCGCTGGGGCGAACATCTGCAGTTCACCGCCGAGGCCGGCCCCGGAGATTTCATCTTCGTGCCGCCCTACGTGCCGCACCAGGAGATCAATGCCAGCCGCGACGAGGTGCTGGAATGCGTGCTGGTGCGCTCCGACGGCGAGGCGGTGGCGATCAATCTCGACATCGAGCCGGTGGAAAAGCCGGAGACCGTGCTGTGGGTCGATCCGGTGCACCGGGATCCCGCCGAGAAGAAGTAA
- a CDS encoding FKBP-type peptidyl-prolyl cis-trans isomerase gives MSTPAAIRMASAQTAGKPMTTASGLQIIDSKVGTGASPKTGQTCVMHYTGWLYENGQKGKKFDSSVDRNEPFEFKIGQRQVIAGWDEGVASMNVGGKRTLIIPPALGYGARGAGGVIPPNATLMFDVELLAVK, from the coding sequence ATTTCCACGCCCGCTGCCATCAGGATGGCATCGGCCCAGACCGCAGGAAAACCCATGACCACAGCTTCAGGCTTGCAGATCATTGACAGCAAGGTCGGCACCGGCGCCTCGCCCAAGACCGGCCAGACCTGCGTCATGCATTACACCGGCTGGCTCTACGAGAACGGCCAGAAGGGCAAGAAGTTCGATTCCTCCGTCGACCGTAACGAGCCGTTCGAGTTCAAGATCGGCCAGCGCCAGGTGATTGCCGGCTGGGACGAAGGCGTCGCGTCGATGAACGTCGGCGGCAAGCGCACGCTGATCATTCCGCCCGCGCTTGGCTATGGCGCGCGGGGTGCCGGCGGCGTCATTCCGCCGAACGCGACGCTGATGTTCGACGTCGAATTGCTGGCGGTGAAGTAA
- a CDS encoding transposase, protein MPAHSHSVEGYFSILRRGINGTYHHVREAHLKRYLAEFYFRYTYRMKLGYTDGMRADKAMQGIVGKRLIYRRPSEAEVA, encoded by the coding sequence GTGCCTGCTCACTCACACAGCGTCGAAGGCTACTTCTCGATCCTCAGGCGCGGCATCAACGGCACCTATCACCACGTCCGCGAGGCTCACTTGAAGCGCTATCTCGCGGAATTCTATTTCCGTTACACCTACCGCATGAAGCTTGGCTACACCGATGGCATGCGCGCCGACAAAGCGATGCAGGGAATCGTTGGCAAGCGGTTGATATATCGCAGACCTAGTGAAGCCGAAGTCGCCTAA
- a CDS encoding winged helix-turn-helix domain-containing protein → MPRATEPRPLTKLEARRIWLHAQRLDTSEPFGAGPQAVAAAVDHLGYVQIDTIHVIERCHHHILYSRIPAYARADLRQAQSVDKSVFEYWTHALSYVPAKDFRFFVPAMREHRRDGHRWFASVKPEDTRKVMRLLRRDGALTIRDIDDDVLTEKEHLWQSRKPSKRALQLAFYTGEVTISERTGMLKTYELMTRHFGWDKPPKPAPSAEITAYLLDRALRSQGVVSLDSVCHLDAPSKPAVRRLIEARVRRKELVPVALEGAGKQEHWTRPEVLDADGAVPGGEGDGPVHILSPFDPLIIQRKRTELFFDYGHRFEAYVPKEKRFFGYFALPVLVGEDIVAAVDLKTDRQNKKLLMQKWSWVGKGAARAPRKDYKRRIEEELDRFERFQLGE, encoded by the coding sequence ATGCCCCGCGCGACTGAACCCCGTCCCCTGACCAAGCTTGAGGCCCGGCGAATCTGGCTGCATGCCCAGCGGCTCGATACCAGCGAGCCGTTCGGCGCCGGACCGCAGGCCGTCGCGGCTGCGGTGGACCATCTCGGCTATGTCCAGATCGACACCATCCACGTCATCGAGCGGTGCCATCACCACATTCTCTATAGCCGCATTCCCGCTTACGCACGCGCCGACCTGCGCCAGGCGCAGAGCGTGGACAAAAGCGTGTTCGAATACTGGACCCACGCCCTGTCCTATGTACCGGCGAAGGATTTTCGCTTCTTCGTTCCGGCGATGCGAGAGCACCGGCGCGACGGCCACAGATGGTTTGCTTCCGTCAAGCCGGAGGACACCCGCAAGGTGATGCGGCTGTTGCGGCGCGACGGCGCACTGACCATCCGCGATATCGACGACGACGTTCTGACCGAGAAGGAACATCTCTGGCAGAGCCGCAAACCCTCGAAACGGGCGCTGCAGCTTGCCTTCTACACCGGCGAAGTGACGATCTCCGAACGCACCGGCATGCTCAAGACCTATGAGCTGATGACGCGGCATTTCGGTTGGGACAAGCCGCCAAAGCCGGCCCCCTCGGCGGAGATCACCGCCTACCTGCTCGACCGCGCGCTTCGCTCCCAAGGCGTCGTCAGCCTCGATTCCGTCTGCCATCTCGATGCGCCGAGCAAGCCGGCGGTGCGGCGCCTGATCGAGGCGCGGGTGCGGCGCAAGGAGCTGGTGCCGGTTGCGCTCGAAGGCGCCGGCAAGCAGGAGCACTGGACGCGGCCCGAAGTGCTCGATGCGGATGGGGCGGTGCCGGGAGGCGAGGGCGATGGCCCGGTGCACATCCTCTCGCCGTTCGATCCCCTGATCATCCAGCGCAAGCGCACCGAACTGTTCTTCGATTACGGCCACCGCTTCGAGGCCTATGTGCCGAAGGAGAAGCGTTTCTTCGGCTATTTCGCACTTCCGGTGCTGGTCGGTGAAGACATCGTTGCCGCCGTCGATCTCAAAACCGACCGCCAGAACAAGAAACTCCTGATGCAGAAATGGAGCTGGGTCGGCAAGGGCGCCGCGAGGGCGCCGCGCAAGGATTACAAGCGCCGCATCGAGGAGGAGCTGGATCGCTTCGAGCGGTTTCAGTTGGGCGAGTAA
- a CDS encoding OmpA family protein has product MTRFLSITTIGAALSMTAGIAVAGDAVSADKILDALKPKPGVTRGLSTGPQQPVDAAAKAKEVSFVDTLRNRKTRSLSLGERQEIAELAASKPKIDLEIQFDYNSADISKNSVSAVQELGKALSDSSLKGSTFVVAGHTDAIGGEAYNQDLSERRADTIKKYLTEKYGIAGSNLVTVGYGETRPKDVNAPMDPTNRRVQVVNMDSKTAAK; this is encoded by the coding sequence ATGACCCGCTTTCTTTCGATCACGACTATCGGCGCTGCGCTGTCGATGACGGCAGGCATCGCTGTCGCCGGCGACGCCGTCTCGGCCGACAAGATCCTGGACGCCCTGAAGCCGAAGCCGGGCGTGACCCGCGGCCTCTCGACCGGCCCGCAGCAGCCGGTGGACGCTGCCGCAAAGGCCAAGGAAGTCAGCTTCGTCGACACCCTGCGCAACCGCAAGACCCGGTCGCTGTCGCTCGGCGAGCGCCAGGAAATCGCGGAACTTGCCGCGAGCAAGCCGAAGATCGATCTCGAAATTCAATTCGACTACAATTCGGCCGACATCAGCAAGAACTCGGTTTCCGCGGTGCAGGAGCTCGGCAAGGCGCTCTCCGATTCGAGCCTGAAGGGTTCGACCTTCGTGGTCGCCGGTCACACCGACGCGATCGGCGGTGAGGCTTACAACCAGGATCTCTCCGAACGCCGCGCCGATACGATCAAGAAGTACCTGACCGAGAAGTACGGCATCGCCGGTTCCAATCTCGTGACGGTCGGGTACGGCGAGACCAGGCCGAAGGATGTGAACGCGCCGATGGACCCCACCAACCGCCGCGTTCAGGTCGTCAACATGGATAGCAAGACCGCTGCCAAGTGA
- a CDS encoding phospholipid carrier-dependent glycosyltransferase, with translation MRTGITAGLLFVLAHFAMLIGVTTPEKFYFDEVHYVPAARQMLEPAMREPMLNPMHPPLGKQLIALSIHSFGDGPLGWRYPGILFGSLAVVAVYLCGLALFAAQGPAIAASLLAFFNQMLFVQSRIAMLDIFALAFSLFAIAAFVHGFRRERPHLWFALAGIGFGLSAGCKWSGLFALAVCIIIVAVIRLMQSWRTQFADARPEDWYRPGLWPDFRWWHFAICFVLVPVSVYLATFIPLYGLSVANIVDAQRRILSDNTTTAIAGHTYMSSWPSWPFLVRPVWYLFDKVDEDRIAAVVLLGNPLILWPALIAVAICLRDWIATRRLDAFLILAFYFGPYLAWALLPRTLGFIYYYLPAATTASFALVYALKRRSMPGWVLWAYVAIGFAGFAAMLPISAAFIGTSMATFSRLMIFQNWI, from the coding sequence ATGCGCACGGGCATCACCGCGGGACTTCTTTTTGTTCTTGCGCACTTTGCGATGCTGATCGGCGTCACCACGCCGGAGAAATTCTATTTCGACGAGGTGCATTACGTCCCGGCGGCGCGCCAGATGCTCGAGCCGGCGATGCGAGAGCCGATGCTCAACCCGATGCATCCGCCACTCGGCAAACAGCTCATCGCGCTGTCGATCCATTCATTCGGTGACGGGCCGTTGGGTTGGCGCTATCCTGGAATTCTGTTCGGATCGCTTGCCGTTGTTGCGGTGTATCTATGCGGCCTGGCGCTGTTCGCAGCCCAGGGTCCGGCCATCGCGGCGAGCCTGCTTGCCTTTTTCAACCAGATGCTGTTCGTGCAATCGCGGATCGCGATGCTGGATATTTTTGCGCTCGCGTTCAGCCTGTTCGCTATCGCGGCGTTCGTGCATGGCTTTCGAAGGGAGCGGCCGCATCTGTGGTTCGCGCTTGCCGGGATCGGCTTTGGCCTGTCGGCCGGCTGCAAATGGAGCGGGCTGTTTGCGCTCGCGGTCTGCATCATCATCGTCGCCGTGATCCGCTTGATGCAAAGCTGGCGCACTCAATTTGCGGATGCCCGGCCGGAGGATTGGTATCGGCCCGGTCTCTGGCCCGATTTCAGGTGGTGGCATTTCGCCATCTGCTTTGTGCTGGTTCCGGTGAGCGTCTATCTCGCGACCTTCATTCCGCTCTACGGACTGTCGGTTGCGAATATCGTGGACGCGCAACGGCGGATCCTCAGCGACAACACCACGACCGCAATCGCGGGGCACACCTATATGAGTTCATGGCCGTCCTGGCCGTTCCTGGTTCGCCCCGTCTGGTACCTCTTCGACAAGGTCGACGAAGACCGTATCGCCGCCGTGGTCCTCCTCGGCAATCCTCTGATCCTGTGGCCGGCGTTGATTGCGGTCGCGATCTGCCTGCGCGACTGGATCGCTACGCGGCGGCTCGATGCCTTCCTGATACTGGCATTCTATTTCGGCCCATACCTCGCATGGGCGTTGCTGCCGCGAACGCTCGGCTTCATCTATTACTACCTGCCGGCAGCCACCACGGCGAGCTTTGCACTGGTGTATGCCTTGAAACGCCGCAGCATGCCCGGTTGGGTGCTATGGGCCTATGTTGCAATCGGCTTTGCCGGCTTTGCCGCAATGTTGCCGATCTCGGCCGCGTTCATAGGTACTTCGATGGCGACGTTCAGCCGCCTGATGATCTTCCAGAACTGGATTTGA
- a CDS encoding VOC family protein, producing MAKMIFVNLPVSDLARSTAFYQAIGGEKNPQFCDDTASCMVFSETIYVMLLTHDKYRQFTPKKIADAKATSQVLICLSADSRDAVDDMVGKAQGAGGGADPGPKQDYGFMYGRSFEDPDGHHWEVMWMDVAAATAAQSATAAA from the coding sequence ATGGCTAAAATGATCTTCGTCAATCTGCCTGTCAGCGATCTCGCCCGCTCGACCGCCTTCTATCAGGCAATCGGCGGCGAAAAGAATCCGCAATTCTGCGATGATACGGCGTCCTGCATGGTGTTCTCCGAGACCATCTACGTCATGCTGCTGACGCACGACAAGTACCGCCAGTTCACCCCGAAGAAGATTGCCGATGCCAAGGCCACCAGCCAGGTTCTGATTTGTCTTTCTGCCGATAGCCGCGACGCGGTCGACGACATGGTCGGCAAAGCGCAAGGCGCGGGCGGTGGCGCCGATCCGGGCCCGAAGCAGGATTACGGCTTCATGTACGGCCGCAGTTTTGAAGATCCCGACGGTCACCATTGGGAAGTGATGTGGATGGATGTCGCGGCCGCAACCGCTGCGCAATCCGCCACGGCCGCCGCCTGA
- a CDS encoding efflux RND transporter periplasmic adaptor subunit, with translation MFARSIFASYYRLLTGALLAFAVFVLAGCNEKAAETAAPGRPVLVATVHYAPETPERSFVGTIRPRIETDMGFRVPGKVARRLVEVGQTVDVGQPLATLDEVDLKLQAEQAEAEFRAATGVLAQAGAAEQRAKDLRAKGWTTDAQMDQSRAAADEARARLNRAERQVELTKNSLSYATLVADTRGVVTATLIDPGQVVAAGQTAVRVARFGEKEAVVAIPETLVDRAKSGTATVTLWSDSEKKYAAKLREIAPSADPATRTYLAKFSLPEADDKVSLGMTATLTLADAASERVAKLPLSALFSQGSNPSLYIVDDAGAIALKPVVVKSYESNAVVISGGVNEGAKVVALGVQKLDPAQKVRVVSSLSF, from the coding sequence ATGTTCGCCCGGTCTATTTTCGCTAGCTATTACAGGCTCTTGACGGGAGCTCTGTTGGCGTTTGCGGTGTTCGTGTTGGCAGGCTGTAACGAAAAGGCGGCCGAAACGGCCGCCCCCGGACGTCCGGTTCTGGTCGCCACCGTGCACTATGCACCCGAGACGCCGGAGCGCAGTTTTGTTGGCACCATCCGGCCCCGGATCGAGACCGATATGGGTTTCCGCGTTCCCGGCAAGGTTGCCCGGCGTCTGGTCGAGGTCGGTCAGACCGTGGACGTCGGTCAGCCGCTCGCGACCCTCGATGAGGTCGATCTGAAGCTGCAGGCCGAGCAGGCCGAGGCCGAATTCCGCGCCGCTACCGGCGTGCTGGCGCAGGCCGGTGCTGCCGAGCAGCGTGCCAAGGATCTGCGCGCCAAGGGCTGGACCACGGATGCGCAGATGGATCAGAGCCGCGCCGCCGCCGATGAAGCCCGCGCGCGCCTCAATCGCGCCGAGCGGCAGGTCGAGCTCACCAAGAATTCGCTGTCGTATGCCACGCTGGTCGCCGATACCCGCGGCGTCGTCACCGCAACTCTGATCGACCCCGGCCAGGTCGTCGCCGCGGGCCAGACCGCGGTCCGCGTCGCGCGCTTTGGCGAGAAGGAGGCCGTGGTCGCGATCCCCGAAACGCTGGTCGACCGCGCCAAGTCCGGCACCGCTACCGTGACGCTGTGGTCGGATTCGGAAAAGAAATATGCCGCGAAGCTGCGCGAGATCGCCCCTTCCGCAGATCCCGCGACGCGGACCTACCTCGCCAAGTTCTCGCTGCCCGAGGCTGACGACAAGGTTTCGCTCGGCATGACTGCCACGCTGACGCTGGCCGATGCCGCCAGCGAGCGCGTGGCAAAACTGCCGCTGTCGGCGCTGTTCAGCCAGGGCAGCAATCCCTCGCTCTATATCGTCGACGATGCCGGTGCGATCGCACTGAAGCCGGTCGTCGTGAAATCCTATGAGAGCAATGCCGTTGTGATTTCAGGCGGCGTCAATGAGGGCGCCAAGGTGGTTGCGCTCGGCGTGCAGAAGCTCGATCCGGCCCAAAAAGTCCGGGTGGTCTCGTCCCTGTCGTTCTAG
- a CDS encoding efflux RND transporter permease subunit, whose protein sequence is MKRFNLSGWAVSHPTLILFLMIALGVAGFFSYERLGRAEDPFFTVKVVNVSAIWPGATAQEMQTQVADPIEKKLQELPFFEKVQTYSKPSFTALQVTFKDSTPPKDVPYLFYLLRKKLVDVQGQLPAGLLGPNVNDEFSDVDSILYMMTGDGADYAQLKKTAEGMRQRLLKVSGVTKVNLYGTQDERIFVEFSHAKLATLGITPQALFDSLAKQNNVTPAGTVETSSQRVPLRVTGALDGAKAVAETPVESNGRVFRLGDIATVTHGFVDPPTFVARQEGKPAIGIGVVTTKGANILELGKDVEKATNDFMKAVPQGIEVEQIADQPKVVERAVGEFVHSFIEALAIVLFVSFVALGWRTGIVVAMSVPLVLAIVFIVMNAMSIDLHRITLGALIIALGLLVDDAIIAVEMMVVKMEQGWDRVRAASFAWESTAFPMLTGTLVTAAGFLPIGFANSAVGEYAGGIFWIVAISLVASWFVAVIFTPYIGVKLLPNIAVHHNHDPHAIYETRMYRGLRAVIQWCVDHRIKVVAATVGVFALSIVGFGQVQQQFFPLSERPELFLQLRLPEGTAFNVTEKSVKKAEALLKDDKDIATYTAYVGQGSPRFWLGLNPQLPNEAFAEIVIVSKDVEARERIKARLEKAVAEGELSEARVRVDRFNFGPPVGFPVQFRVIGPDANTVRDIAYKVRDVMKQNPNVVEPQLDWNEQSPYLKLVVDQDRARALGLTPQDVSQALAMLISGAPVTTIRDGIEKVGVVARAVPSERLDLGRVGELTVTSRNGVAVPLQQIARIEYSHEEPIMWRRNRDMAITVRTDVVDGVQAPDVTNQIWPKLTEIRNQLEPAYRIEPGGAFEESEKGNASIALLFPLMALVMLTLLMIQLQSFSRLILVFLTAPLGIVGASLGLNIANQPFGFVALLGLIALAGMIMRNAVILVDQIEADVSQGMTRKEAIVEATVRRARPVILTALAAILAMIPLSRSAFWGPMAITIMGGLFVATFLTLLYLPGLYALWFRKSLEESGQAEQPDLAAQHQAKEHPKGPHAIPLADAAE, encoded by the coding sequence ATGAAGCGCTTCAATCTCTCGGGCTGGGCGGTGAGCCATCCGACCCTGATCCTGTTCCTGATGATCGCGCTCGGCGTCGCCGGCTTCTTCTCCTATGAGCGGCTCGGCCGCGCCGAGGACCCGTTCTTCACCGTGAAGGTGGTGAACGTTTCGGCGATCTGGCCGGGCGCGACGGCGCAGGAAATGCAGACCCAGGTCGCGGACCCCATCGAGAAGAAGCTGCAGGAACTGCCGTTCTTCGAGAAGGTGCAGACCTATTCCAAGCCGTCGTTCACGGCGCTCCAGGTGACGTTCAAGGACTCCACCCCGCCGAAGGACGTGCCCTACCTGTTTTATCTGCTGCGCAAGAAGCTGGTGGACGTGCAAGGCCAACTGCCCGCAGGCCTGCTCGGCCCGAACGTCAACGACGAATTCTCCGACGTCGATTCCATTCTTTACATGATGACCGGCGACGGCGCCGACTATGCGCAACTGAAGAAGACCGCCGAGGGCATGCGCCAGCGCCTGTTGAAGGTTTCCGGCGTCACCAAGGTCAATCTCTACGGTACCCAGGACGAGCGCATCTTCGTCGAATTCTCCCACGCCAAGCTCGCAACGCTCGGCATCACGCCGCAGGCACTGTTCGATTCGCTCGCCAAGCAGAACAACGTTACGCCGGCGGGCACGGTGGAGACCTCCTCGCAGCGCGTGCCGCTGCGCGTCACCGGCGCGCTCGACGGCGCCAAGGCGGTCGCAGAAACCCCGGTCGAGAGCAACGGCCGCGTGTTCCGGCTTGGCGATATCGCAACCGTCACCCACGGCTTCGTCGATCCCCCGACCTTCGTCGCCCGCCAGGAAGGCAAGCCTGCGATCGGCATTGGCGTCGTCACCACCAAGGGCGCCAACATCCTCGAGCTCGGCAAGGATGTCGAGAAGGCAACTAACGATTTCATGAAAGCCGTGCCGCAGGGCATCGAGGTCGAGCAGATCGCCGACCAGCCAAAAGTGGTCGAGCGCGCGGTCGGCGAGTTCGTCCATTCCTTCATCGAGGCCTTGGCGATCGTGCTGTTCGTCTCGTTCGTAGCGCTAGGCTGGCGCACCGGCATCGTCGTGGCGATGTCTGTGCCGCTGGTGCTCGCGATCGTATTCATCGTCATGAATGCGATGTCGATCGACCTGCACCGCATCACGCTCGGCGCGCTGATCATCGCGCTCGGCCTTCTGGTCGACGACGCCATCATCGCGGTCGAGATGATGGTGGTGAAAATGGAACAGGGCTGGGACCGCGTCCGCGCGGCGTCCTTTGCCTGGGAATCAACTGCGTTTCCGATGCTCACGGGAACGCTGGTCACGGCCGCTGGCTTCCTCCCCATCGGCTTTGCCAATTCGGCGGTCGGCGAATATGCCGGCGGCATTTTCTGGATCGTGGCGATTTCGCTGGTCGCCTCCTGGTTCGTGGCGGTGATTTTCACGCCCTATATCGGCGTCAAGCTGTTGCCCAACATTGCCGTCCACCACAACCACGATCCGCACGCGATCTACGAGACGCGGATGTATCGGGGCTTGCGCGCCGTGATTCAGTGGTGCGTCGATCACCGTATCAAGGTGGTAGCAGCGACGGTCGGCGTGTTTGCGCTGTCGATCGTGGGCTTCGGCCAGGTGCAGCAGCAGTTCTTCCCGCTTTCCGAACGGCCTGAGCTGTTCCTGCAGCTACGCCTGCCGGAAGGTACCGCCTTCAACGTCACGGAAAAGTCCGTCAAGAAGGCCGAGGCGCTGTTGAAGGACGACAAGGATATCGCGACCTACACCGCCTATGTCGGTCAGGGTTCGCCACGCTTCTGGCTCGGCCTCAATCCGCAACTGCCGAACGAGGCTTTTGCCGAGATCGTGATCGTCTCCAAGGACGTCGAGGCCCGTGAGCGGATCAAGGCGCGGCTGGAGAAGGCGGTCGCCGAGGGCGAACTGTCCGAAGCGCGCGTTCGCGTCGACCGCTTCAATTTCGGCCCGCCGGTCGGTTTCCCCGTCCAGTTCCGCGTGATCGGCCCCGACGCCAATACCGTGCGCGACATCGCCTACAAGGTCCGCGATGTCATGAAGCAAAATCCCAATGTCGTGGAGCCGCAACTCGACTGGAACGAGCAGTCGCCTTACCTGAAGCTCGTGGTCGATCAGGACCGGGCGAGGGCGCTCGGCCTCACCCCGCAGGACGTCTCGCAGGCGCTTGCCATGCTGATCTCCGGCGCGCCGGTCACCACCATCCGCGACGGCATCGAGAAGGTCGGCGTGGTCGCGCGCGCGGTTCCGTCGGAGCGGCTGGACCTCGGCCGCGTCGGCGAGCTGACCGTGACGTCGCGCAACGGCGTCGCCGTGCCCCTGCAGCAGATTGCCAGGATCGAATATTCCCATGAGGAACCGATCATGTGGCGGCGCAATCGCGATATGGCGATCACAGTGCGGACCGACGTCGTCGACGGCGTGCAGGCGCCCGACGTCACCAACCAGATCTGGCCGAAGCTAACGGAAATCCGCAACCAGCTCGAGCCGGCCTACCGGATCGAGCCCGGCGGCGCGTTCGAGGAATCCGAAAAGGGCAATGCCTCGATCGCGTTGCTGTTTCCGCTGATGGCGCTGGTGATGCTCACCCTGCTGATGATCCAGTTGCAGAGCTTCTCGCGCCTGATCCTGGTGTTCCTGACCGCGCCGCTCGGCATCGTCGGCGCCTCGCTCGGTCTCAACATTGCCAACCAGCCGTTCGGCTTCGTGGCATTGCTCGGCCTGATCGCGCTGGCCGGCATGATCATGCGCAATGCCGTGATTCTGGTTGACCAGATCGAGGCCGACGTTTCCCAAGGCATGACGCGCAAGGAAGCCATCGTCGAAGCCACGGTCCGGCGGGCTCGCCCGGTGATCCTGACGGCGCTGGCGGCGATCCTGGCCATGATCCCGCTGTCCCGCTCCGCCTTCTGGGGACCGATGGCCATCACCATCATGGGCGGCTTGTTTGTTGCAACCTTCCTGACCTTGCTGTACCTGCCGGGCCTTTACGCCCTGTGGTTCAGGAAGAGCCTGGAAGAAAGCGGTCAGGCCGAGCAGCCTGATCTTGCGGCGCAGCATCAGGCCAAGGAGCATCCCAAGGGTCCGCACGCAATTCCGCTTGCCGACGCCGCAGAATAA
- a CDS encoding enoyl-CoA hydratase/isomerase family protein, giving the protein MKLVRYESAGHVATITMDRTSAHNALNNALCDELREAWLRFHESDDRVAVLASSEEKYFSVGADVRDLPVNMWHAVPGLGVELDKPVIAATSGWVVGGAFVLVQMADMCVASETTRFIYPEGKIGTTAGGVSSVMARMPHKIAMEFLLVGEEMSAERAYQIGFVNKVAPKGQHVVLAQEMAAKIAANAPLVVRALKKLARDAMPKGPLETVAEVRRLLDVVRDSDDLKEGVKAFAEKRKPDFKGR; this is encoded by the coding sequence ATGAAGCTTGTTCGCTACGAAAGCGCAGGCCATGTCGCCACCATCACGATGGACCGCACGTCGGCGCATAACGCGCTCAACAATGCGTTATGTGACGAACTGCGCGAGGCCTGGCTCCGCTTTCACGAAAGCGACGACCGCGTCGCGGTGCTCGCGTCGTCCGAAGAAAAATACTTTTCGGTCGGCGCCGACGTCAGGGATCTCCCCGTCAACATGTGGCACGCAGTGCCCGGCTTGGGCGTCGAACTCGACAAGCCCGTCATCGCCGCGACGTCGGGATGGGTCGTCGGCGGCGCATTCGTGCTGGTGCAGATGGCCGACATGTGCGTGGCCTCGGAGACGACGCGGTTCATCTACCCCGAGGGCAAGATCGGCACCACCGCCGGCGGCGTCTCTTCGGTGATGGCGCGCATGCCGCACAAGATTGCCATGGAATTTCTGCTGGTCGGCGAGGAAATGTCGGCGGAGCGGGCCTATCAGATCGGTTTCGTCAACAAGGTCGCGCCGAAGGGGCAGCATGTCGTGCTCGCCCAGGAGATGGCTGCAAAGATTGCCGCCAACGCGCCCCTGGTGGTTCGAGCCCTGAAGAAGCTCGCGCGCGATGCGATGCCGAAGGGGCCACTTGAGACGGTCGCCGAGGTGCGCCGGCTGCTCGACGTCGTGCGCGACAGCGACGACCTCAAGGAAGGCGTCAAGGCGTTCGCCGAAAAGCGCAAGCCTGACTTCAAAGGCAGGTAG